A stretch of DNA from Myxococcales bacterium:
CGAGCGCCAGCACGGTTTTCTTTCCCTTTTCCAACCGGACCGCACCGCTGAGCCAACTCGCTTTTTGCTGCGCGGTGACGCGGTATTCGCCCGGTTCCAGGCCGATGCTCATCGGCTGGCCCGGCCGTTTGTTCACCTCGGCGACCAGGCGGCCCTGGGAATCGCGGATGAAGAAGCGCCCGTTCATTTCGGCGGGCAGTTCCAGCAGGGCGGAGATTTCGTTCAGATCGGTCAGCACCAGGTCGCCGGCGCCGGCCAATTGAAAATCGTAACTCGGGTGCTGCGGACCGGCGCGGGTCGATTCGGTGCGGGCCAGCGTTTCGTGGAAGGCGTAGTGGTAGGCCTCGTTGATGCTCACCCGCCCGTCGCGGTTGTCGTCGGCCGCGCCGCGCAGGCCGGAAATCAGGTAGTGCGTGAAGAAGGAACCGCCGACGCGATCCGACTCCTGCGCCGCTTCGTCGGCCGACGAGGAAGTCAGAAAAGCGTGGCCGCGCACGGCGGTCGACGAGTCGACCAGAAACGCCGAACGCCGCGTACCGCCCTTTTCGCGGGTCAGCGCGCCGGAAGCGCAGGAATCGAGAATGGCGACGCGCACGTCGGCCGAAAGCCCGTCGATCGCCTGGCGCATCTCGCTGTAGGAGAAGTGCTCGCCGTTGAGCAACAGTCCGCGCTCGTCGGAGTGGCCGGAATAATAGACGATCACTTCGATCCGCTGGCCGGACCGTTTGGCCTCGCGCAGGATGCTTTGCAATTGGCGGAACCCGGTCTCCAGGCCGTTGCGGCTCGGATCGGTCAGGACGTAGGCGTCGGCCGGCGCGACGCCGCCCAGTTCCTGCATGAGTTTCGATACCGCGCCGGCGTCGCTCGTCGCGAACTTGAGCCGGATGCGATTCTTGCCGCCGTTATTGGCGCCCACGACGAAAATAAAGCGCCGGAAGGCCTGATCGCCGGCCGCCGGCTCGGCGGCGACGGCGGCGCGAACCGCCGGCCACGCCGCGAAAAAGATCAGCAACGCCAGACCGGCCGCGCATATTTTTTGCCGCCAGGCAATGGAACAATTCATTTCAAGGGTTCCTCGTCGGCTTGCGAAGGGTCAGCCCGGTCACCGTCAGACCCGGGGCCAGGGAAAGTCCCGCTTTCGGATCGCGGGAGGCCGCACGCAGCACGTCCAGCAGCCGCGGCACGTCGATTTCCGTTTTGGCGGTGATGAAAAAGAAGCGCTCGAACAGCGGCGCCCGGTCCAATTCGTAGGCGAACGGCAGGGAATGAACGCCGCCGTCATCCAACCGGGTCGAGGCGGACGGATCGGCCGGGAAATGAAGCGTCACGTTGCCGCCGCCGTCCACCGAGACGATCGCGCCGTAAGCGGCGTCGCCGGCCAGATAGCTGATTTGCAACAGGTCGCCGGCCCGGACCACGTCGCCGTCGCGCAGCTCGCGCACTTCGTCATCGGTTTTCAAGTGAACGAACAGCCGGCTGTCACCCTTGACCCGTTCCATGCCGCCGGCGATTTCATTGGAGTCTGGCAGAGCGCCGTGCAAGAAGGGCCAGAGAAGGAAACCGCCGACCACCAGCAGCGCGACGGCGCTCAGCGCGGCCATGGCCGGCGAGAGGAATCGCGCCATGGCGCGACGGGGCGACCGCGACGCGGCGGCCTGACGCCGAATGGCGGCGGCGAGCAACCGCGGCGGGTACTGTTCGAGGATTTCCCGGTCGGACGCCGGCAGGGCGGCCAGCCGCGCCTGGGCGTCGGCATCGGCGGCGATCCGGGCGCGGATCTCCTCGGCCTGGCGCGTCGGCAACTCGGACAAGGCGGCCTGTTCGAGCAGCAGATCGGGGATTTTGCGCTTTTCGCTCATCACGCAACCCCCTCGAGTTCCACCAGCCGGCCGCGCAGCGTCCGCAGCCGTTTGCGCACGCCGGACACGGAGAGCCCGACCTGGGCCGCCACTTCTTCCAGGGTCAGTCCGTCCAGCAGATGCAGCACGGCGATGGTTTGCGTGGTGGCTTTTTCGCGGCCGAACAATTTGCCCAGGACGTTGCGGGCCTGGAGGGAGGATTCGGCCTCGGCCGTTTGGGCGATGCGCCACAGCAATTGGTCGTCGATCGTTTCTTCCGGCCGGCGGCCGGCCGCGCGGATCTTGTTCAGGCAGACGCGGGTGGCGGTGGTATACAGCAGGCTGGAGGGCGCCAGGTCGTTCAAGTCGTCCCGGTGACGCAACAGGCGGACGAAGGTGTCCTGCATCGCGTCCCGCGCCAGTTCCTCGTCGCGCAGCAATTTTCGACATCGGCGCAGCACCATGGGGCCGTATCTCCGGTAAAGTTCTTCGATGTCGATTCCCACGTACCTGACTCCGTCCTTCGCTTGATCTAACACCGTAACCGATTGTTTCCGTCACCGCCGCGCGAAAAGAATCGGCGGACCGATTGTAAATGGAAAAACGGCCCGCCGGAATAGACCGGGCGGGCCGCTTGGCGGACTGGCTTTACGGTGTTTATTGCGTGCGGATTTGCATGGATCGCCAGTCGGTGCCGGTCAGGCGGACCCGGCCGCCGGTGTCGGTTTCGAAAAACAGTTCCTGCCGCAGCACGCAATAGAGCGGCAACGATTCGTGGCCATTGGT
This window harbors:
- a CDS encoding caspase family protein, which produces MNCSIAWRQKICAAGLALLIFFAAWPAVRAAVAAEPAAGDQAFRRFIFVVGANNGGKNRIRLKFATSDAGAVSKLMQELGGVAPADAYVLTDPSRNGLETGFRQLQSILREAKRSGQRIEVIVYYSGHSDERGLLLNGEHFSYSEMRQAIDGLSADVRVAILDSCASGALTREKGGTRRSAFLVDSSTAVRGHAFLTSSSADEAAQESDRVGGSFFTHYLISGLRGAADDNRDGRVSINEAYHYAFHETLARTESTRAGPQHPSYDFQLAGAGDLVLTDLNEISALLELPAEMNGRFFIRDSQGRLVAEVNKRPGQPMSIGLEPGEYRVTAQQKASWLSGAVRLEKGKKTVLAL
- a CDS encoding DUF4384 domain-containing protein; translation: MSEKRKIPDLLLEQAALSELPTRQAEEIRARIAADADAQARLAALPASDREILEQYPPRLLAAAIRRQAAASRSPRRAMARFLSPAMAALSAVALLVVGGFLLWPFLHGALPDSNEIAGGMERVKGDSRLFVHLKTDDEVRELRDGDVVRAGDLLQISYLAGDAAYGAIVSVDGGGNVTLHFPADPSASTRLDDGGVHSLPFAYELDRAPLFERFFFITAKTEIDVPRLLDVLRAASRDPKAGLSLAPGLTVTGLTLRKPTRNP
- a CDS encoding sigma-70 family RNA polymerase sigma factor: MGIDIEELYRRYGPMVLRRCRKLLRDEELARDAMQDTFVRLLRHRDDLNDLAPSSLLYTTATRVCLNKIRAAGRRPEETIDDQLLWRIAQTAEAESSLQARNVLGKLFGREKATTQTIAVLHLLDGLTLEEVAAQVGLSVSGVRKRLRTLRGRLVELEGVA